A genomic segment from Burkholderia plantarii encodes:
- a CDS encoding voltage-gated chloride channel family protein: MKAFETVEQFAMLRALGRWLALSSVVGALAGSASALFLYLLDLATGTRLAHPWLLWLLPAAGFATGWLYLRFGSAVEGGNNLLIDEIHDPARAVPTRMAPLVMIATVVTHLFGGSAGREGTAVQMGGALADRIARLLGVDAETRRILLMAGIAAGFSSVFGTPLAGAVFGLEVLAIGRLRYDALLPCVAAAIVADVVCRRWGIHHPVYPVPFVPAVSAATAASAIVAGIAFGVVGMLFADATHALGARFKRWIPYGPLRPVAGGALVAVAGAALAVPQYLGLGIPTIEAAFRGPLPAGDFAGKFAFTVVTLASGFKGGEVTPLFYIGATLGNALSHLLALPLPVLAGLGFVAVFAGAANTPIASTIMAIELFGAPIGVFAALACVVAYLFSGHTGIYHAQRIGHAKHPWLDAGGRLADVAARRVAMKRERDVAG, encoded by the coding sequence ATGAAAGCTTTCGAAACCGTCGAGCAGTTCGCGATGCTGCGCGCGCTCGGCCGCTGGCTCGCGCTGTCGTCCGTGGTCGGCGCGCTGGCGGGCTCCGCGTCCGCGCTGTTCCTCTACCTGCTCGACCTGGCCACCGGCACGCGGCTCGCGCATCCGTGGCTGCTGTGGCTGCTGCCCGCGGCCGGCTTCGCCACCGGCTGGCTCTACCTGCGCTTCGGCAGCGCGGTGGAGGGCGGCAACAACCTGCTGATCGACGAGATCCACGATCCCGCGCGCGCGGTGCCGACGCGGATGGCGCCGCTGGTGATGATCGCCACCGTCGTCACGCACCTGTTCGGCGGCTCGGCGGGCCGCGAGGGCACCGCCGTGCAGATGGGCGGCGCGCTCGCCGACCGCATCGCGCGGCTGCTGGGCGTGGATGCCGAGACGCGCCGGATCCTGCTGATGGCCGGCATCGCCGCCGGGTTCTCGTCGGTGTTCGGCACGCCGCTGGCGGGCGCCGTGTTCGGCCTGGAGGTGCTGGCGATCGGGCGCCTGCGCTACGACGCGCTGCTGCCGTGCGTGGCCGCCGCGATCGTCGCCGACGTGGTGTGCCGCCGGTGGGGCATCCATCACCCGGTCTATCCGGTGCCGTTCGTGCCGGCGGTGAGCGCGGCCACGGCGGCCTCGGCGATCGTCGCGGGCATCGCGTTCGGGGTGGTGGGCATGCTGTTCGCCGACGCCACGCACGCGCTCGGCGCGCGCTTCAAGCGCTGGATTCCGTATGGGCCGCTGCGGCCGGTGGCGGGCGGCGCGCTGGTGGCGGTGGCGGGCGCCGCGCTCGCGGTGCCGCAGTACCTCGGGCTCGGCATTCCCACCATCGAGGCCGCGTTTCGCGGGCCGCTGCCGGCCGGCGACTTCGCCGGCAAGTTCGCGTTCACGGTGGTCACGCTCGCCTCGGGCTTCAAGGGCGGCGAGGTCACGCCGCTGTTCTACATCGGCGCGACGCTCGGCAACGCGCTCTCGCACCTGCTCGCGCTGCCGCTGCCGGTGCTGGCCGGGCTCGGCTTCGTGGCCGTGTTCGCCGGCGCCGCGAACACGCCGATCGCCTCGACGATCATGGCCATCGAGCTGTTCGGCGCGCCGATCGGCGTGTTCGCGGCGCTCGCCTGCGTGGTGGCCTACCTGTTCTCGGGGCATACCGGCATCTACCACGCGCAGCGCATCGGCCATGCGAAGCATCCGTGGCTCGACGCGGGCGGGCGGCTCGCCGACGTGGCGGCGCGGCGCGTGGCGATGAAGCGCGAGCGTGATGTGGCGGGTTGA
- a CDS encoding CPBP family intramembrane glutamic endopeptidase, with protein sequence MKDVSRTDRSRVAPPFRFRDLWFGAAGLRSGWAALLYAAIVAALMALADLAAARFDLPFRLQGELTAAHQFVFELAMCGAVLVATRVMSRVDRRSWLDFGLRASGRVRHLLLGSLCGLVAVSTIMALLVATGGTTLTYSGGSLTAALEAGLTWALAFALVAAAEELAFHGYVFFRLARGTHPAAAAVLTSLAFGLSHMSNHGENLGGIVPVVIYGFVACLAIWRTGSLWWVFGMHATWDWAESFLFGAPTSGLMPARSLLESHAMGPVWLSGGTVGPEGSVLVFPALGALAWFVWRALPARTGTARDAAAPHPSVHGGTGHAG encoded by the coding sequence GTGAAAGACGTCTCCCGCACCGACCGATCCCGCGTCGCCCCGCCCTTCCGCTTCCGCGATCTGTGGTTCGGCGCGGCCGGGCTGCGCAGCGGCTGGGCGGCCCTGCTCTACGCGGCGATCGTGGCCGCGCTGATGGCGCTCGCCGATCTCGCCGCCGCGCGTTTCGATCTGCCGTTCCGGCTGCAGGGCGAGCTCACGGCGGCCCATCAGTTCGTGTTCGAACTCGCGATGTGCGGCGCGGTGCTGGTCGCCACGCGCGTGATGAGCCGCGTCGACCGGCGCTCGTGGCTCGACTTCGGCCTGCGCGCGTCCGGCCGCGTCCGGCACCTGCTGCTCGGCAGCCTGTGCGGGCTCGTCGCCGTCTCGACGATCATGGCGCTGCTGGTCGCCACGGGCGGCACCACGCTCACCTATTCGGGCGGCAGCCTGACGGCCGCGCTCGAGGCGGGCCTGACCTGGGCGCTCGCGTTCGCGCTGGTGGCCGCCGCCGAGGAACTCGCGTTCCACGGCTACGTGTTCTTCCGGCTCGCGCGCGGCACGCATCCGGCCGCGGCCGCGGTGCTGACCTCGCTCGCGTTCGGCCTCTCTCACATGTCGAACCACGGCGAGAACCTCGGCGGCATCGTGCCCGTGGTGATCTACGGCTTCGTCGCCTGTCTCGCGATCTGGCGCACCGGCTCGCTCTGGTGGGTGTTCGGCATGCACGCCACCTGGGACTGGGCCGAGTCGTTCCTGTTCGGCGCGCCCACCAGCGGCCTGATGCCGGCCCGGAGCCTGCTCGAAAGCCACGCGATGGGGCCGGTCTGGCTCAGCGGCGGCACGGTCGGCCCCGAGGGCAGCGTGCTGGTGTTCCCGGCGCTTGGCGCGCTCGCGTGGTTCGTCTGGCGCGCGCTGCCGGCGCGTACCGGCACCGCGCGCGACGCGGCCGCGCCGCATCCGTCCGTCCACGGCGGCACCGGCCACGCGGGCTGA
- a CDS encoding CsbD family protein encodes MDKNRIDGKLKQVKGSVKEALGKVTGDRKTEAEGVAEKTQGKLQEKAGQTADAIRKHSNLH; translated from the coding sequence ATGGACAAGAACCGAATCGACGGCAAGCTCAAGCAGGTGAAGGGCTCGGTGAAGGAAGCGCTCGGCAAGGTGACGGGCGATCGCAAGACCGAGGCCGAAGGCGTGGCCGAGAAGACCCAGGGCAAGCTGCAGGAGAAGGCCGGCCAGACCGCCGACGCGATCCGCAAGCACTCGAACCTGCACTGA